Proteins from one Penicillium digitatum chromosome 2, complete sequence genomic window:
- a CDS encoding Vacuolar protein sorting protein (VPS11), putative has translation MALTSWKAFNFIDVSPVKLPEDSSSIFNSDLSSICTGSANVFVGTTDGFVHIVSSAFRVVRSFKAHDTGSITHMRQINDTAMLVTVAEDLYNEPVLKVWALDTEKKNGDPRCLSTVSVQNARRQFPISAFAAVDDLSQVAVGFANGSVTIIRGDLIHDRGARQRIVFESEEPITGLETQTGVITTLYISTTSRILTLVIAGRGQGQPARVLEDAGCGLGCMTLDREGGEILIARDEAICTYGPRGRGASYAFEGPKTSIDAFRDYVALVCPPKAGSSKSDPLRKYTANPAEEIFGTTTFTLLDTDLKFIAHSEALMSPMKRVFMEWGDLYLLTTDGKIFRYREKTLQQKLEILYERNLYILAINLGQKIGIDPLQQNVIYRKYGDFLYQRGDYDTAMQQYLRAIDNTEPSQVIRKYLDTQRIHNLIEYLEELHDHGRATVDHTTLLLNCYAKLKDTSKLDSFIKAPGELKFDLETAIAMCRQGGYYEQAAYLATKHGENEMVVDILIEDSKKYAEAVEYIWRLDPEVAYQNLMKYARVLLTHCPERTSELFKVYYSGQFRPRTEVEQPSEPEEQATSTVQSLAALLPLRYMNVGTSTQLSAGIPEPAIDENKVEDSLPYYDIPKPRTAFSAFVDHPKEFIDFLETLVQQPDLKQDAKVDLFTTLFEMYLDTAKRKKDAGERQEWETKAKKLIEGKDIPISTSNVLLLSDLSNFREGSTLVREQEGLRLDIFRSFTSAKDTQGAIKALHRYGPDEPQLYVDALTYFASSPKVLEEAGDELDAVLQHIDQDGILSPLQVIQALSNNAVVTMGRVKKYLSDNIDRERKEITTNRRLVTSYKSETEIKKQELDNLSTQPVVFQSRRCQSCGGTLDLPTVHFLCRHSFHERCLNNLDNDAQCPVCAPANATLRAIRQRQVDSADQHDLFKSELSRSRDRFGVVSEFFGRGIMRPQSTME, from the exons ATGGCGCTGACATCA TGGAAAGCATTCAACTTCATCGACGTGTCGCCGGTGAAGCTACCAGAAGACAGCTCCTCTATCTTCAAT AGTGACCTTTCGAGTATCTGCACCGGCTCCGCGAACGTCTTTGTCGGCACTACCGATGGCTTCGTCCACATCGTCTCCTCGGCCTTCCGCGTCGTGCGATCGTTCAAGGCTCACGATACCGGCTCCATTACGCACATGCGACAGATAAATGACACTGCCATGCTAGTTACTGTTGCGGAGGATCTTTACAATGAGCCGGTTCTGAAAGTCTGGGCGCTGGATacggaaaagaaaaatggtGATCCACGTTGTCTGTCAACAGTCTCCGTGCAAAATGCCAGGAGACAATTCCCG ATATCGGCTTTTGCAGCCGTCGACGACCTCTCACAGGTAGCAGTAGGTTTTGCGAACGGATCCGTGACGATCATCCGAGGCGACCTAATCCACGACCGAGGTGCGCGACAACGGATCGTATTCGAATCCGAGGAGCCAATTACGGGACTCGAAACGCAAACCGGCGTCATCACGACCCTCTATATTTCAACAACGAGCCGCATCTTGACATTGGTCATCGCCGGGCGAGGACAGGGCCAGCCTGCGCGCGTTTTGGAAGATGCGGGCTGTGGCTTGGGATGCATGACTCTGGATAGAGAGGGCGGCGAAATTCTAATTGCTCGGGATGAGGCGATCTGTACATACGGCCCGCGTGGTCGTGGTGCGAGCTATGCGTTCGAGGGCCCGAAGACATCTATTGATGCTTTTCGTGACTATGTGGCTCTCGTCTGTCCTCCCAAGGCTGGGAGTAGCAAGTCTGATCCGCTAAGGAAGTACACTGCTAATCCGGCAGAGGAAATTTTTGGCACGACCACGTTCACTCTTCTCGATACTGATCTCAAGTTCATCGCGCATAGCGAAGCGCTTATGTCACCCATGAAACGTGTTTTCATGGAATGGGGTGACTTGTATCTTCTTACGACAGATGGCAAG ATCTTCCGTTATCGGGAAAAAACCCTCCAGCAAAAGCTCGAGATCCTATATGAACGCAATCTCTACATCCTTGCTATCAATCTTGGGCAAAAGATTGGGATTGATCCGCTACAACAGAATGTCATCTACCGCAAGTATGGTGACTTTTTGTACCAGCGGGGCGACTATGATACCGCTATGCAACAGTATCTCCGGGCCATTGATAACACTGAACCCTCTCAGGTCATTCGCAAG TACCTGGACACCCAACGTATTCACAATTTGATTGAGTACCTTGAAGAGCTACACGACCATGGCCGTGCCACGGTTGATCACACAACGCTTCTTTTGAACTGCTACGCAAAGCTCAAAGACACAAGCAAGCTAGACTCGTTTATCAAAGCTCCTGGCGAGCTGAAATTTGATCTTGAAACTGCGATTGCAATGTGCCGTCAAGGCGGATACTATGAGCAAGCAGCCTACCTTGCAACAAAGCATGGTGAGAATGAAATGGTAGTTGATATCCTAATCGAAGACTCCAAGAAGTACGCTGAGGCAGTGGAATACATTTGGCGGCTAGATCCCGAAGTG GCCTATCAAAATTTGATGAAGTACGCTCGTGTATTACTGACACATTGCCCTGAGCGGACGTCAGAACTTTTCAAGGTTTACTATTCTGGCCAGTTCCGGCCACGCACGGAGGTAGAACAACCATCAGAGCCCGAAGAACAGGCGACTAGCACTGTGCAAAGTCTTGCTGCGCTTCTTCCTTTGCGGTATATGAATGTTGGCACCAGCACTCAACTATCGGCTGGTATTCCCGAGCCAGCGATAGATGAAAATAAGGTTGAAGATTCTCTACCATATTATGACATTCCCAAGCCGCGAACAGCTTTCTCTGCATTTGTGGACCACCCCAAAGAGTTCATCGATTTCCTTGAGACTTTGGTGCAGCAGCCGGACTTGAAGCAGGATGCCAAAGTTGATCTGTTCACAACACTGTTTGAGATGTACCTGGACACagcaaagaggaagaaggaTGCAGGCGAAAGACAGGAATGGGAGACAAAAGCCAAGAAACTGATCGAAGGGAAAGAC ATCCCGATCTCTACATCCAACGTGCTTCTTCTCTCCGACCTGTCAAATTTCAGAGAAGGATCTACTCTTGTCCGCGAGCAAGAAGGTCTCCGCCTCGACATTTTCCGTTCATTCACATCAGCAAAGGATACACAGGGCGCAATCAAAGCGCTACACCGGTACGGACCCGACGAGCCCCAACTCTACGTCGACGCATTGACATACTTCGCCTCGAGCCCGAAAGTCCTCGAAGAAGCAGGTGACGAGCTAGACGCAGTCCTGCAGCACATCGATCAAGACGGCATCCTCTCCCCATTGCAGGTGATCCAAGCGCTCAGCAACAACGCAGTAGTAACAATGGGCCGCGTGAAGAAGTACCTCAGCGATAACATCGACCGTGAACGCAAAGAAATCACCACA AACCGTCGCCTGGTCACAAGCTACAAATCCGAAACcgaaatcaaaaagcaaGAACTAGACAACCTAAGCACCCAACCAGTAGTCTTCCAATCTCGCCGCTGCCAATCCTGCGGTGGAACCCTCGATCTACCCACAGTCCACTTCCTCTGCAGGCACTCCTTCCACGAGCGCTGTCTCAACAACCTCGACAACGACGCGCAGTGTCCCGTCTGCGCCCCGGCGAATGCGACCCTGCGCGCTATCCGACAACGACAGGTTGATTCCGCGGACCAGCATGATTTGTTCAAGTCGGAGCTGTCTCGCTCGCGGGATCGGTTTGGAGTTGTTAGTGAGTTTTTCGGGAGGGGTATTATGAGGCCGCAAAGCACTATGGAGTAG